Part of the Chitinophaga parva genome is shown below.
CGGCACCTCCTTGCCCACCGCTGTGGCTGCGGCTTCCAGGCGGCTCAGGCCATCCACGTACCAGTGATAATATTCCTGCGTCCATTCATCCGTTATCCAGATGGCGCGTTCCAGCCGGCGGACAGGATAAAACACGCGCAGCAGGCGCTTCAGCAGGGTACTACGTTTGGGGCGGCCCAGGGGCCGGTACTCCGTATAAAAATGAAAGGGGCGGAAAGTGAAAACCAGGTCTTTCAGGATATGTGCATGGCGTAGCCGTTTTAATAACACCGGCGGCGTGGTCACAGATAAGTAACGCTGGAACAGCGGGAGATCTTCAGCCTTCAGGTTTTGCGGGCGGGCAGCTTCGCGGGTGATCCCGGGTTCTAATATGTCAGGCTGGTTCATAGATCAAGCAATATGGGTCCAGGAGGATGAAAGTACAAACTATTCGCGGCAACGCAGCATGCCATCCCGGTCGCGCAGCACATGGCCTTCCGCGATGAGGAATTGCAGCACTTCAAAAAACCGGGGCTCTTCCACGCCGGGCATTTGCGCCAGCAGGCCGGAAACGTCTGCCGGTGTGGCTTTCAGCAGGGTGGTAATGCGGTCCTGCAATTGTGTAAAGCCATCCTTGTTCAGTGGCTTTGCTTTCCTGCGCAGGCAAATGTCGCACACATCGCAATCTGCTTCCAGTTGTTCTCCAAAATAAGCGACCAGCTGTTTGGTGCGGCAGGTGCTTTCATTGCGCACATAGGCCAGCATGGCCGCCAGTCTTTCTTCATAAGCTTTGCGCAGCTCCGCAATCACCTGCATGTTCACCCGCAGTTGCTTTACGCCCACCCGCTCCTGTAGGAAGCAAAGCTGTGGCTTATCGCGCCGGGGCTCATATTGCAGGATGCCACTGCGGTCCAGGAAGCGCAGGTTTGCCATGATCTCATCTTCTTCCTGCAGCAGGATGCGGTCCAGCTGACGCTCATAAATGCGCACTGGCACATCAAAGATACCCTCATACGTGCGTAGCAGGGCTTTGATCAGTGGCGACATCTGCGGGTGCGCTTCTTCAAAGGCATACAGCGCTTCCTTGTTGGTCACAAAACCTACCCGTGAGGGCAGCAGGATGCTTTCGCTTAACTGCAGCACGCCTTCCTGCTCCAGGATGCGCACGGCGGCGTACACCACGGTGATATTGAGTTTGAACGTGCGGGTAAAATCGTTGATGTCAAAATCGTAATACCTGCCTTCCGCGCTGCCAATGGCCACATGCAGGTAGTTAACGATGCACTGGTACACGTGGCGGATCTCTTCTTCCGTGGGAAATTGAAGCGCCACGCGGGCCTGCATGTTTTCCAGCTCCGCTTCCTGGCAAAGCAACAAGGCATAGGCTTTCTGCTCATCGCGCCCTGCGCGCCCTGCCTCCTGGTAGTAGGCCTCCAGGCTATCCGGCATGTCGTAGTGGATCACCAGGCGC
Proteins encoded:
- a CDS encoding RecQ family ATP-dependent DNA helicase, which gives rise to MSAPLDILQQYWGHQAFRPLQAEIIQSVMDGHDTLALLPTGGGKSVCFQVPGMLLDGVCLVITPLIALMKDQVQALRKKEIPAQAIYSGMTITEVERILENARRGYYKFLYVSPERLQSKRFQDYCDGLPVSLIAVDEAHCISQWGYDFRPAYLLIAEIRNFFPKVPVLALTASATLRVQDDIVERLRLHNARRFTKSFARANLSYAVRFEDGRMAQLQQVLQKVPGTAIIYCRNRKRTQEIASLLQAQGISARFYHAGLPAQERHQRQDDWIKGDTRVIVCTNAFGMGIDKPDVRLVIHYDMPDSLEAYYQEAGRAGRDEQKAYALLLCQEAELENMQARVALQFPTEEEIRHVYQCIVNYLHVAIGSAEGRYYDFDINDFTRTFKLNITVVYAAVRILEQEGVLQLSESILLPSRVGFVTNKEALYAFEEAHPQMSPLIKALLRTYEGIFDVPVRIYERQLDRILLQEEDEIMANLRFLDRSGILQYEPRRDKPQLCFLQERVGVKQLRVNMQVIAELRKAYEERLAAMLAYVRNESTCRTKQLVAYFGEQLEADCDVCDICLRRKAKPLNKDGFTQLQDRITTLLKATPADVSGLLAQMPGVEEPRFFEVLQFLIAEGHVLRDRDGMLRCRE